One genomic segment of Oncorhynchus kisutch isolate 150728-3 linkage group LG15, Okis_V2, whole genome shotgun sequence includes these proteins:
- the LOC109906106 gene encoding secretogranin-2: MPSLPKLSSAGMAFLLSLLHLLLLGSGSAQGASLREHRLRGSELDPQRGDTPYLPPNADMLKALEYIESLRQQTGASAPQEQASLSLDYDTTNMDTDSEKLLSMLRLPSPAQTSQSNIGQGQDQDEDDEEGEGNNENKTHEWLQAVLNTLQQTKKGPKPAPVRPSAARHTLGKGRRPAKEEDSQVGEGVAYPWTQRASRPHRKYPLMFEDEEDGEGEEEGRVRESPFKRTNENMEGKYTPQNLANLQSVFEELGRIANAKAGHKRQTEDDGDDDMFKVRNLAYEDVTGGEDWSPLEEQVDKEDEEKDNRQEFDRGLEDDEDDDDDNEDDEEIDEVKRSSQLGPREYDPDDYYLLKVLEKTEQEERKRELEEEEEQKRELEEEEERKRELEEEEEQKRELEEEEEQKRELEEEEEQKRELEEEEEQKRELEEEEEESEERRAAQSQYSDKVDPQAIYQLIQISQKLQIPPEDLMDMLKSGEMTKQDRTPLRTKAQSWTPNDLARVEDKLTQISSHQKNKIPPETFFNRLPETQTSNIPEEINTEDILKILGLGSVANQNAPAIKKQKQHTSPPSRFYTPAGKQKNYMFSEPNVPEKGKDDYDNTVNEDELSTYLAAQMLAQYPQTANQKKRTSQPPSQDHQLVLGTFEQAIQDYFDQMDSDKSLPQKRQSDPKEDTGNVSQTQGLDDDTLLKILDYLNPETEEGEDKDLYAQTVKGL, from the coding sequence ATGCCGTCACTCCCCAAGCTCTCCTCTGCAGGGAtggccttcctcctctccctgctccatctcctACTCCTGGGCTCCGGCAGTGCCCAGGGGGCCTCTCTCAGAGAACACAGACTGAGGGGCAGTGAGCTGGACCCCCAGCGAGGAGACACCCCCTACCTCCCCCCCAATGCAGACATGCTCAAGGCCCTGGAGTACATTGAGAGCCTCCGCCAGCAGACCGGGGCGTCAGCCCCACAGGAGCAGGCTTCCCTCAGCTTAGACTATGACACCACCAACATGGACACAGACTCAGAGAAACTCCTCTCCATGCTGAGGCTACCCTCTCCTGCCCAGACCAGTCAGAGTAATATAGGCCAAGGCCAGGACCaagatgaggatgatgaggaagGGGAGGGCAACAACGAGAACAAGACCCATGAGTGGCTACAGGCGGTACTGAATACCCTCCAGCAGACCAAGAAGGGCCCCAAGCCAGCCCCTGTGAGGCCCAGTGCAGCCCGCCATACTCTGGGCAAAGGGCGGAGACCGGCGAAGGAGGAGGACAGCCAGGTGGGAGAGGGCGTGGCGTATCCGTGGACGCAGCGTGCTAGCCGGCCTCACAGGAAGTACCCGCTGATGTTTGAAGATGAAGAGGACGGTGAGGGGGAGGAAGAAGGCAGAGTCCGCGAGAGCCCCTTCAAACGCACCAATGAGAACATGGAGGGGAAGTACACGCCCCAGAACCTGGCCAATCTGCAGTCTGTGTTTGAGGAACTGGGGAGGATAGCCAATGCCAAGGCTGGACACAAACGCCAGACtgaggatgatggtgatgatgacatGTTCAAGGTGAGGAACCTGGCCTATGAGGATGTGACAGGGGGAGAGGATTGGTCGCCCCTAGAGGAGCAGGTGGATAAGGAGGACGAAGAGAAAGACAACAGGCAGGAGTTCGACAGAGGCTTGgaggatgatgaagatgatgatgatgataatgaagaTGATGAGGAGATTGATGAGGTCAAGCGATCAAGTCAGCTAGGTCCAAGAGAATATGACCCAGATGACTACTACCTTCTGAAGGTGCTGGAGAAAACAGAGCAGGAGGAGCGGAAGAGAGAgctagaagaagaggaggagcagaagagagagctagaagaagaggaggagcggAAGAGAGAgctagaagaagaggaggagcagaagagagagctagaagaagaggaggagcagaagagagagctagaagaagaggaggagcagaagagagagttagaagaagaggaggagcagaagagagagctagaagaagaagaggaggagagtgaagagaggagggcagCTCAAAGTCAGTACAGTGACAAGGTAGATCCACAGGCCATTTACCAGCTCATCCAAATCTCCCAGAAACTACAAATCCCACCAGAAGACCTGATGGACATGCTGAAGAGTGGGGAGATGACAaaacaggacaggacaccactGAGGACAAAGGCACAGTCTTGGACACCTAATGATCTGGCCAGGGTAGAGGACAAACTAACTCAGATCTCCTCTCACCAAAAAAATAAGATCCctccagagacattcttcaacaGACTGCCTGAGACCCAAACAAGCAACATCCCGGAAGAAATAAACACAGAAGACATTCTAAAAATCCTCGGGCTGGGAAGCGTGGCAAATCAGAACGCACCTGCAATCAAGAAGCAGAAACAGCATACAAGCCCGCCGTCAAGGTTTTACACGCCAGCTGGAAAGCAGAAAAACTACATGTTCTCTGAGCCAAACGTCCCAGAGAAAGGAAAGGACGACTACGACAACACTGTCAATGAAGACGAGCTGTCGACTTATCTGGCTGCCCAGATGTTGGCACAGTATCCGCAGACAGCAAACCAAAAAAAGCGCACCTCGCAGCCTCCCTCACAAGACCATCAGCTCGTGCTGGGAACGTTCGAGCAGGCGATACAGGACTACTTTGACCAAATGGACTCAGATAAAAGCCTGCCTCAGAAAAGACAGTCAGATCCCAAGGAGGACACGGGCAATGTGTCACAAACGCAGGGCTTGGATGACGACACGCTGCTGAAAATTCTAGACTATCTGAACCCAGAGACTGAAGAGGGCGAAGATAAGGACCTTTATGCCCAAACTGTCAAAGGACTGTAG